The sequence below is a genomic window from Phoenix dactylifera cultivar Barhee BC4 chromosome 8, palm_55x_up_171113_PBpolish2nd_filt_p, whole genome shotgun sequence.
GCTAATATTACCATGTCTGCCTCTAAAGCTGTGAGTTCGTTTTAGTCTGAAAGGCTTATGTGTGTACGTGCACGATTACAAACGAATCAATTTGCCCATGAATAAAGCTCATGCAGCTTTTACACCTCAGCTAGCAAATGACCTGAGCCTTAGTTGAATCTCTGTTATCAAACACAGCTATTCGAGCTCTGCTACAATTTAGGTAGCCCTTTCATATGCGTGAGCGCTCTCAAAACTTAATGGGGCCAAGTACAAACAGTGTGAGGATTACTAGTACCTGAGCTAGTATTCATTGGGCCGAACTGCTACAAGGAAGCTGAGCATCATGCTGCCATCCGTGGCATTCCTAGATCCGCACATTTGCAAGCGGGCCGGCACTTTTGGGTTCTTGTACGTTTCTAGGCCTCAAGCTGGATGccttcataaaaaaattatatatgtttctttttctaaattaataaagtataaaGTACTTACTAGCAATGCACATGTAAAATGCACATTAAAGAACATATTAATAAAAACATGGATACGAAAAATAAGGTACGTGGTTTAGATAAATAGTATGGatgtttttatttgtttttttttaattttaaaggaAATTCAATTTGATGGAGTTTTGGATAAGAGATGGATggagattttctttttaaatagagTTCAATTGATTTGAATATGTAgatattgttttttttctcttaataTTGGTGAAAAGTGGAACTAAGAATATTCTAACCATAAAATTCGATAAATGAAATCTAAAACAATatatttctcttttattttaataatatagtATCAAAATAGACTGCCTTGAGATTTGTTACCATGATTCAAAATCCATCCAACATAGGTATAACATGTTGTTCCTACCACAAGTCGTGTGACATGacagcattcatccaacattatTATAACTTATATGGGaccaaaaaatccaaaaaatacaATATAGCTAGCTTTTTTgaatgaggtcctgagttgttatgGATATAGCATGTTGTGCCTACCACAGCTCATGTGGCATATCCGTCCAAAATATTGCTGTACTTGGTCGGTACAAGGACCAGTTCGATGAActtggaaaaagaaaagcaaagaaaaggctGACTTGCCTCCAAAGTGGTCAGTTAGGGACAACAGGGTGCCGATGGGTAGAAAACAATGCAGCGAGATTGGTGACAATTCGTAGCCCAACAGAGCAAGGTACGATGCCTTAGCGCAGCACGTCCAGCGGTCTGGTTAGAGATCCAATTTGGAGTCAGTTGATGCCTATGGATTTTTCTTTCCCCCTATTCCAACTACTTGGTCATGGAGGGTCAGCAAGGTGTTTGGTTGCGTTGTCAAGTACTAGCTTTGGATACCCTGTATCTCCATTTGGATTCTTTGCACTTGATGGTCAAGGCGAAGATGACATTCAGTCCAAGGCGAAGATTATATTGAGTTGTAACAGAGTCAAGGCGAAGAAGAAGACATACTGGAGTCCGGATTCTTTGCACTTGATGGTCTTATACTGTATCTCCATTTGGATTGGTCACACTCATAAGTAGTGGGTGATTGAACGTGTAGTGCGATCCACTCCAAATCTCATTTTAGGTTATATTCAGTCCCTCAAGGCTACTTAGTAGCTGGGATCCACTAAAACAAAATATGGTGAAAAGATCTCTCAACTTCTATTTTTTGGGAAATTTTTGTCACCGTACCACGACTCCTGGTACCATTTCATGCGAGCATTTGGAAATTAAGCTGCAAACCAGTTGAGCAATTTGATTCCCCCCCCCGCCCCCGcttatttttctctttatttaTGCACGAGTTTGTAGCTAATATATATCAACACTTATGGCAACTAGCCACACGAGCCAAGACCATGCATGAGTTGCAGGGGATTTGGTCCACAAAACGCACCATGTAGCACTTGTATGCTCTGTTGAGCTGCACCTAAGCTGCATAAAACTGCACTTTAGTTGCACCATACCGCACATATCGAGCCATGTAGGAACTATATATGAACATGAAATATCTTACGAGATTGAAATGCGGCATCACTTGCAACTTAAGATCGCCGCCGCCTAAGGGTTAAATTCTGGAATCACTAGGCACTTTGGATTGAATTTAATTGCTctgcttttctcctctttcttgaCACTTTGTTTCCTCTCTCATATGTAGATTCCAATATAGATATAAAAGTCCCACACATCCCTATCAATATCTCTTATAGTGTTCTTTCTGAAAGATATGATGACTCACTGCCAACCTTCTCTCAGGCATGGAAGAGCACCTTTGAGCTTGCGCACAAACGTTCTCCTTCCTAAAAGCCAAATCCAACTCATGCCCAACGATCTCAACCCACTCAGCCATTGTGGGCCAAGGCCTCTCCCTTGTGACCTGTCCATGCGTGGTAGAGGGATGGAAGCGGTTCAAAAGACCAGGACCAAAAGGGCGGATGGGGTCTCTCCATAATTCCCACTGCATGGTTTGGGGGATCCATCGTAACACAAACCCATCCCTCCACAGGGCCCATTGAAGCTGTCCCCTTCTCAAAGGAAGCCAACCTTTTCATAGGTTCAATGCATCCACCACATCACTAACACCCTCCctagctctctccctctctctctctctctctctctctctctccaaaacACCACCAAAGAGGATGAGATCTACTCCCCAATCTCCCCTCAAAAACTTCCTCACCGGCAATCATTCACCCTCTGAATGAAGCTTTTCAGAGGATCTGTAGCTTTTTGTTGTCAGCGTCAGCCATTTGGATATGTCGTGCATGCAGATGCAGTTGTTAGCACGTCCCGTTCGGTCGCCCGGAGAGAACGGCTGGGGAAGCAGCACTCCGTGATGGTTTCTGGCATGGGCTAAGGAAAGCCCGAAGAAGTCCGAATCAATAGGTCTGATGACAGACAGTTGTACATAGTGTTTCTGTGAGCTTGTGTAAGACTTTTGCACAAGCATGTGAACGTCCTTCATCATCCATATGCTCCCGAGAAGTGACGCGTATTCAGGTCTAATTTGAGGCTGGCCGGTTGAAGCTTGTATAGGTGATCTGTTCTGCTGGAGTTGAAGCCGTATGATGGAGATTTGTGTTGCTTTCAAGCCCATGTAGTTAATGCTTCGCATCTACCATTATGAGGGAACAGCATGAACCATAAGAGATTTCGAATGTCGACGGACCATTGATAAAGAGAGGGATGCTCGCAGCTAGAGAATGTCTTTCAAGGGACCATTGATGAAGACTTTGTTTGGTTGAGGCATGAGTAACAACTGCGTATGATATGGAAACAAGTGTGATAACCCTAGAGATGACTAGGTAATTAGGTCACTCCATTAACAGCAAACTGTTTAGTTTTAACTGCATTCGATTAACAGATGACCAAATAAACCTTTTCCTAGATGTTATATATATAACACATAATTAGTTCATAACCTTATGCATTTATAAAGTCcttaatatttattaatatagcAACAATATTTCCATTACTATAATGGTAATGATTAtagtattattatattataaataaatgcaatgcatgccagtataaaatattataacaattactatcatattatataataataatgattACAATGTACAATGTTATAATGTAATAGAaacattattttaaaattataataattttaataatatGGCCTATAAATCAATGGGCACTCTCTGGAACATTTAGAAGGATACAGAATTATGACAGGAGCTAAATGAGAGGACAAAACCTTATTTTCTGACAGTACCATACAGCACTGTAGAGACACGGCTTCGGTGATAAGCATATTATGACAGTACCACATGATATATATGCATCTCATTCTTTATTAATCTTCTCTCTTTTCACCTGGATagtaaattaagaaaagatttatcaataaatataagaaGATGGTAGAGACACTACTCCAGTGACATAATAGAATTTTCTGATCCATTATAGGAAACAACTAAATCAAACTTTAGCATGCACCATGTCCCATTCAATACTCTTGTTCATGGGGGCAccaattttttttgtaattatcaTCATGAAAATTGTATCATAACTATTATAACGATAATTACTACAGTAATTAGgccattataaaatatttagacATTTATACAGTTAGATATATGAATATCTTTATCAGTGTAATcgtaaaaatattaataatatgtTTGTACAGTTTATATAAAATTATCATGTCAACTATATCATCATTATTATAGAAATCCTATCACTATAAATTATTTAACAGTATAATAGGTATATGATTTATTGTAATCACTGATACATAttcataatatttattattataaatagtaATTATTGTATAATAAGAATCATTATCATACAATGATACTAgttaaataattatattatgaTTATAATAGTAATTGCTATACTATTAAATGATTATTGCTCATAATATCATTGTAGTcatttatttttgtaaaatttatttgatattataattattatgtaCATTATTAGGATAATTagctaatattttataatatatttattaaaataaccGATATATTTAAGATatgaaaattgtatgatttataattataatttatgttatgtggGTGAGAGGGTGAGATAATACAAGTTGCGAGATAGGGTTTAGGTTAAGTTGAAATTTTTAGGACATTATTTTATACATTGCAAGGAGTGGTAGATTGATGCTCCAACTTTGACCATCTTGCTTTTGAACAAAATAAAAGGCCTCCCTTATGGCCATAGAATATAGTTATTAATACTTATTCACTAAAAAAGGCAACTCAATGCACAAGACTCCTACTATCATGACGTCTAAAGAGGATCAGATCGACATAAGCAATCTTATCCCTGTGCTTGGAGCAAATTTACTATATATTGCGTCAAGGCTCCAAGGCATATTCACTAAACAACAAAACTATTGGGTGAATTATCGGAGGGCGATATTCGAAAGTTTACTAAAAAAAGCTAATGCCATGTTGATCATAACCAAATAGAACCGGCACCTTTCGGTCATCGAAAACACGAGGCCGTGGCACATTAAAATATATCATACGATAAgattatttttttccctttcttcatAGAAAATAAACAGACGAGAAAAATACATGACAAAGGTATATGCTATACGTTGCCTTGCACGTGTGTGGGGAAGTACATGGTTCATGTGCAGGTGTGTCATGCATGGGATGATGAGGAGGGGCAGGCTTCTTGATCGGGCTGGGAGGAGGAAGGGCAAACGTATGCGGTCGAAGACATGGCAGAGACAAGAGCCAAAAGTGCGAGTCAAAAGGGATTTGTTGAGTGGAAGCTGGTGCACCACCCATACGCTTCCGTCCTTGCCCTCTCCACATCTTGGGCCTCACACGCGTCGCCCACCTGCAAACAGACACAGCCCTTCCATTATGCGCCCCCCCACAAATACGTCACCTCGCATGACAAGCATAGTAACCTCattcatataaaatataaagattTCAAAAATAGCATTGCCCGTCTCCTTCAATTAATATACAATGATAGGTTTAGGTAAAATTTGCTGTCTTGATACCGGACACCATACCAGTACCATATTAGTATAGCATtagtacggtacggtacggaATTTTTTTTAACGTATCAAGTACCAGCATcgaaccggtatggtacggtatattCTGTACTATCCAGTTTGGATCGGTACGGCGAATTTTCATTTTAAGGCAATCTAGATGGTACTCTAAATGAGATAAATTTCAGTGCTCTTATCAAGAAAGTTCTATGGAGAATAATGGTAGGAACACCATCTTCTAGTAAAGGGTTGAGAAGGGAGGTGCTAATTGATGGATGAACATCCTATTAGcttataaatcaaaaaaaaaaaaaaacaattctaaattattttggttggttcttttttaatttgaaaatgCTTTTATATCAATCAAAATTGGGGTTCCCTTGTGTTTTTGCATTGGTTTGCTCGGACTAAGATGAATCAAACATGATGTTTATCATGAGTTATATTAGATGCAaggcaagaaagaaagaaacaaagaaagaaaaaaaagagggtgCATAGTTGATGTGATTGAGGACTGTGTGATAACACGGGCCCACATATTGATATTAAGGTATATGTCCAGTTTCCATCTGGTATGCATGCTTTTGGCTTGCACGAGCTGGACTCTACACGCTATCTCCATAGAAGTAAGATACTTCTTCGCTCTCTCTGACTTCATATCATTAGACATCGCTAAACTTTTATAACTTCATCTCGGCAAGCATTGCATTGTTGTCACCTTAATTACTAGGGTTGGCAAACTAATTCTTTGACATGGGGAGAAGATAGATATCGTTGGAAAAGGCGACAAGACTGTTTAGAATCTTTCCTATCATTTCCCCATATAGAACAGTCTTTCAAAATATAATCTTATTGTTCAggaaacataaagagcaagGTGTGGTCCCTGCTCATCTGCCTCTCTCCCTAACAATACTGCACATGAACAGGTGGTTGGTAAATTCGAAGTGCACCTGTGGTGTCGCCATAGGTTCCAAGTCCAAGCTGCAGTCATAGAACGAGCTTGCTGCCGAAAGCTTCATTGAAAGAAACTGTTTATACACACAGGAATGGAGATTCGAAAATTGTGAAAAAGAATTGAAAGAAACATACATGCAACAACAACGAGTAAGAGATGGATCACCTCAACTTGGTTCTGCAGTGATTGCACATAGTTAATTATTTCGTCGAGCATCCCCGCCATGCCCATGGCCTACAAAGCCATGGTCACTCTTTAGAAAATTTAACAGTATAATGATAGATATCAAGTCATATTTCAGATAGTATATACCTTATAGCATCCAGGAACAAGGTCCTGCAAACATCTCATTTTTTCATTAATCCTCTCCCTCCTTACCTAAACAGTGAAGCAAAGATTTGTCAATGTCAGAAGGTGGCAGAAGCTAGCACTACTTCCATGACAAACCAGATTTTCCGATACATTGTATGAAGCAACCAGCAAGCAAACATTATCACCATGGCCCATTCAATATTCTAATAAGTGGGTGCACCCAAAAGAAATTTTGTGAGAAATGGCAATCTTACCCTTTCAGCTAGACTGTGGCTGTCAGTAGCTTGGCCTCTTCTTGCCCTGACATGAACCACCTCCTTTGGCTTCACCACTTCCTTTGAattgctcctcctcctcttcacaCTCCCTGAACCCTGAAAGGCAAAATGCAGTACAAAAGAAGGCAACGCTCTTTAATAGCTCTTTCACCTGCAAAGAGTGAAGAGAATAAACAAGGAATCGAATTACAAGGGCAAAATAAACATACAGTCTTCCTCTTGGACTTGTCATCTCTTAAACAACTCTCTGTAGGAGGTTCAGAGGAGTTCGCAGAGCTGGTCTCTGGTGCTGCCTTCGCCTTCCTTTTCCCGTCTCCAGGACTCTGCTCCCCGTTGGAAGTCACAGGCTGACTAACGGTAACCGGTTTCGCGCACTCCAGGGGCAAAAAGCAAGACAAGTTATCAGCGAATGGCATCGAGAACTCAGGCTGGTGAGACAAATAGTTCTCACTGGGGAAGCCCATCAGTCCCACGCTGGAGTTCTCCATGGCAGTGCAATTAAGCTCTGCAAACTCGCCCATCAGCTCACAGCATGGATCCATTTCCATGAAGGGGAGAGAGGGCTTAAGGCAATTGAAGTTCTCCACAAACTCCGCCATGAATTGAAACGGAGTCCTTGAAAGGAGTCCTGAGAAGAGGAGAGATAAATGGAGGGGGAGTTTCTGGGAGGAAGCCTGCAATTTGTTTTGAATGGGAGGTGCCTCTGGCTCGTGACAAGGAATAGGGAAATGAGCGATGTATAGTTTCTAATAGAGCCCCAGATTCTGTGGTTAGGTTCGCCTTGCGGGTCAGTCTCCCAACTCTTGGATTTATGCTGAAAAATTTATACCAGTTAGATTTAAATAGCAGTGGGAACACTAATTATAAGAGATGCCACAGTATAAAGCAATCAGGAACTCCCGTAAAGCATTGTGCATCCTTGGATGGCTGTCCATCAGTTAGGTTTAAATAGCAGTGGCAACACTAATTGTAAGGGATGCCATAGTATAAAGCAATCAGGATTTACTGCAGAGTGCTGTGCATTCTTAGATGGCTGCCATCGGGAGATGGACCTCCATCAAACAAAACACGATGTGTATAACATGTCACGAGCTCGTGGATTGCCTTGTTTGATGGTTGTCCATTTTTTGATGGCGACCATCCACTATTGCACATCAATCTGCGGTGCAACGCATGCATCGTAGAGAATCCGTGCCTTAGTATAAAGTATTGATGATGACAGAATTCCTGTTAGATAAGGAGAGCAGGGATTTTCTTAGATCAATCTAATAGTCTTCTCAATTTAAGAATTGATAATTGATGGTTCTATATAGTTCTTCCCTCATGCAGGgtgaatacacacacacacgatTAATCACAATTTCAaatccaaaatttcttaataaagtgcTTATCCTTATAAAATCCTCACAATTTCTAAATGTAACAAAGGTGGAAGGTCGGATAGAACCTTCATTAATTTTTGAAAGTATATGAAATGATTCTATGATAAGGGCTGAACAATTATGACACTGTGTTCTCGCCTAATGTTGGGTTTGAAGAACTATTAGAAATCTGTTTTTGGTATGGATATTGAGGAGTATGGACCTGAGTTTTGTAAGAACTTTTTATTCTAAGgaatatgtttttcttttgtggcAGAGAAATTATCTCTATCTAGATCACCTTTGGAAACTATCAGAGGATTTGTCCCCACTTCTCTTGTAATAGTCCCCTTGGTCTCCATTCTTGTAATTCCACTTGTACTTTGGGGGAAGTTTCTCACTTCCTCCATTGTGGCGTCAAAAGATAAGTTCAATCATAATAATGCCTAAAAAAATTTTGATTGGCATTTCTCTAAATGATTTGGTATCTATGTATTTCGATCTAAAAGAAATCACTTCTCTTCTGAAAATCTCTTCATTGGGTATATCCTTTTGTCTTGCAGACAATATAGGTGTAGCTTACTAGGATCACTAAACAGAACATTTGGCTGACTCTTTAATCATTACACTTCCTTGCACCGTTGTTTTTGGTAAATTGTTACATCTGTAACATAACATGGAAAATAACCATCTAACTAGAGTTGAAACTAAAGACTGAAATGCGTATGTTGTTGCTTCACCCTGTGGAAAGAAGTTAGGTTGTCAGTGGAGGAGAAACCATCCTGAATATATTAATTATCTCTTGTCTATATACATTTAAGATAAGTTTAATTTGAGGGAAGAGAGATGGGTTGTAATGTCCAAGTTAGCTATACCTTTTCATCTCCAAAAGGATTTAGAGGGGAAAAAAGGGGTTAGCTCTGCCATTAAATGGAACAACAAGGGTTATTGCTGGACCTACATAAAATATAATGGGATTTATAATTTGGTTTGAAAGGCTGGCCACATTCATATACCCCATTAACATACCAATAAGCATCTGTACCATTACCTGAAATTTCTAATCCATGTGTATTGCACTTCAACCTTGTGGAAAAGAAGTTGTCTATTATGCAGCGGAGGTAATTCATATTGATTAATGTTCTCCCGTCTCCAATGGCTTAAGAATTGGATAGAATAATTTACAGAGGTTCAATGGAGAGGCAAAATGTTTGTAGTCCCCTTTTTCTTACCGGTTGAAACAATTGAGTATTaggattgttgctggaaattggacccgggggccgccgcgaagccggggaaggaggagctccgctgctgtaggaggcgggcggcggtgcgccggctggctgcgtcctccaccgcggggggtgtgcaagtcctgcaaggaaaaccggtggccgggctccccggcgccggccctccgatgcctaagtcagtggggacaagtatgtggagagagcagggaagagagtatatggagaagacagcaagaacattaggataagataaagaagacgaagaggatgatgtcctcaattgcgtctgtgcttcccgg
It includes:
- the LOC103712888 gene encoding transcription factor bHLH75-like isoform X1 produces the protein MAEFVENFNCLKPSLPFMEMDPCCELMGEFAELNCTAMENSSVGLMGFPSENYLSHQPEFSMPFADNLSCFLPLECAKPVTVSQPVTSNGEQSPGDGKRKAKAAPETSSANSSEPPTESCLRDDKSKRKTGSGSVKRRRSNSKEVVKPKEVVHVRARRGQATDSHSLAERVRRERINEKMRCLQDLVPGCYKAMGMAGMLDEIINYVQSLQNQVEFLSMKLSAASSFYDCSLDLEPMATPQVGDACEAQDVERARTEAYGWCTSFHSTNPF
- the LOC103712888 gene encoding transcription factor bHLH75-like isoform X2, producing the protein MAEFVENFNCLKPSLPFMEMDPCCELMGEFAELNCTAMENSSVGLMGFPSENYLSHQPEFSMPFADNLSCFLPLECAKPVTVSQPVTSNGEQSPGDGKRKAKAAPETSSANSSEPPTESCLRDDKSKRKTGSGSVKRRRSNSKEVVKPKEVVHVRARRGQATDSHSLAERVRRERINEKMRCLQDLVPGCYKAMGMAGMLDEIINYVQSLQNQVELSAASSFYDCSLDLEPMATPQVGDACEAQDVERARTEAYGWCTSFHSTNPF